One Methylomarinovum tepidoasis DNA window includes the following coding sequences:
- the alr gene encoding alanine racemase — protein MSANPRILLDADALRANLARVWALAPQAKVLAVVKADAYGHGLVPVARALAGADGFAVARVGEGIELRRAGIGHPVVVLGGFLDRGEAEACGRHRLDPVIHDPAQSSWLPEDVRPWIKFDSGMHRLGLDEAAFRRIVSRLAPRRPVLMTHLACADETDNPATAEQLRRFGRLCEGTAFEQSCANSAAILAWPQSHGDWVRPGLMLYGISPFPGRSGAELGLRPAMAFRARLIGVRELPAGEAVGYGGAWVARRPTRLGVVAAGYGDGYPREVKPGTPVWIGGRRVPVVGRVSMDLLTVDLTDHPGIAPGAEVELWGPNLPVEEIAACAGTIPYTLVCGITARVARIETERSEDGARQGCL, from the coding sequence TTGAGCGCCAATCCCCGTATTCTCCTCGATGCCGACGCCCTGCGGGCCAACCTGGCCCGGGTGTGGGCCTTGGCGCCGCAAGCCAAAGTACTGGCGGTGGTCAAGGCCGACGCTTACGGTCATGGACTTGTGCCGGTGGCGCGGGCGCTGGCGGGGGCCGACGGTTTCGCGGTGGCGCGGGTGGGGGAGGGAATCGAACTGCGCCGGGCCGGCATCGGCCACCCTGTCGTGGTGCTGGGCGGTTTCCTCGACCGCGGGGAGGCCGAGGCCTGTGGCCGTCACCGCCTGGATCCGGTGATCCACGATCCTGCCCAGTCGTCCTGGCTGCCGGAAGACGTCCGTCCCTGGATCAAGTTCGACAGCGGCATGCACCGCCTGGGACTGGACGAGGCGGCCTTCCGCCGAATCGTCTCCCGTCTGGCGCCGCGCCGTCCGGTGCTGATGACCCATCTGGCCTGTGCCGACGAGACCGACAATCCGGCCACGGCGGAACAACTGCGCCGTTTCGGCCGTCTCTGCGAGGGGACGGCCTTCGAGCAGAGCTGCGCCAATTCCGCCGCCATTCTTGCCTGGCCCCAGAGCCACGGGGACTGGGTGCGGCCGGGGCTGATGCTCTACGGCATTTCCCCGTTCCCCGGCCGCAGTGGTGCCGAGCTGGGGCTGCGGCCGGCGATGGCCTTCCGTGCCCGCCTGATCGGCGTGCGCGAGCTGCCGGCCGGCGAGGCGGTGGGCTACGGCGGCGCCTGGGTGGCCCGGCGGCCCACCCGCCTGGGGGTGGTGGCCGCCGGTTACGGGGACGGCTATCCGCGCGAGGTGAAGCCCGGAACCCCGGTGTGGATCGGCGGGCGGCGGGTGCCGGTCGTCGGCCGGGTGTCGATGGATCTGCTCACCGTGGACCTGACCGACCATCCTGGCATCGCCCCGGGGGCGGAGGTGGAATTGTGGGGGCCGAACTTGCCGGTCGAGGAGATCGCCGCCTGTGCCGGCACCATTCCCTACACCCTGGTCTGCGGCATTACCGCTAGGGTGGCGCGGATCGAAACCGAACGGAGCGAGGATGGCGCGCGCCAAGGTTGTCTATAG
- the radA gene encoding DNA repair protein RadA → MARAKVVYSCSECGHTQPKWAGRCPACGAWSTLMETVAEAKPAAGRFAGYAGAAGEGRIVPLGEVEAAEVARIATGLGELDRVLGGGLVKGSAVLIGGDPGIGKSTLLLQAAAALSRSVRILYTTGEESVQQVGLRAERLVADCRRVPVLAETALERISAIAERERPEVLVIDSIQTVYSEQLSSAPGSVAQVRECAAQLVRQAKARQMALFLVGHVTKEGALAGPRVLEHMVDTVLYFEGEAGSRFRVLRAVKNRFGATGELGVFAMTEGGLKEVRNPSAIFLSRQSDDAPGSAVCVIREGSRPLLIEVQALVDDSPLGNPRRITVGMEHNRLAMLLAVLHRHGGVPLAGQDVFVNVVGGVRLAETAGDLAVVAAVLSSLKDRPLPRDWVIFGEIGLTGEVRPVPHGEERLREAAKHGFKRAIVPRANVPKKGVEGMEIAAVRTLQEALEAL, encoded by the coding sequence ATGGCGCGCGCCAAGGTTGTCTATAGCTGCAGCGAATGCGGCCACACCCAGCCCAAGTGGGCCGGGCGCTGTCCCGCCTGCGGGGCCTGGAGCACGCTGATGGAGACGGTGGCCGAAGCCAAACCGGCCGCCGGCCGTTTCGCCGGCTATGCCGGTGCCGCCGGCGAGGGCCGCATCGTTCCCCTGGGTGAGGTGGAGGCCGCCGAGGTGGCGCGGATCGCCACCGGCCTCGGCGAGCTCGACCGGGTGCTGGGGGGCGGGTTGGTGAAAGGCTCGGCGGTGCTGATCGGCGGCGATCCCGGCATTGGCAAGTCCACCCTGTTGCTGCAGGCGGCGGCGGCGCTGAGCCGCAGTGTCAGGATTCTTTACACCACCGGCGAGGAGTCGGTGCAGCAGGTGGGACTGCGGGCCGAGCGCCTGGTCGCCGACTGCCGCCGGGTGCCGGTGCTGGCGGAGACCGCTTTGGAGCGGATCTCGGCCATCGCCGAACGCGAGCGGCCGGAAGTGCTGGTGATCGACTCGATCCAGACGGTCTACAGCGAACAGCTCAGCTCCGCCCCCGGCTCGGTGGCCCAGGTGCGTGAATGCGCCGCCCAGCTGGTGCGCCAGGCCAAGGCCCGGCAGATGGCCCTGTTTCTGGTGGGCCACGTCACCAAGGAGGGGGCGCTCGCCGGCCCGCGGGTGCTGGAACACATGGTGGACACGGTGCTGTATTTCGAGGGCGAGGCCGGCAGCCGCTTCCGGGTGCTGCGGGCGGTCAAGAACCGCTTCGGCGCCACCGGCGAACTGGGGGTGTTCGCCATGACCGAGGGTGGGCTGAAGGAGGTCAGGAACCCCTCGGCCATCTTCCTGTCGCGCCAGAGCGACGACGCCCCCGGCAGCGCCGTGTGCGTCATCCGCGAAGGCAGCCGGCCGCTGCTGATCGAGGTCCAGGCCCTGGTGGACGACAGCCCCCTGGGCAATCCCCGCCGCATCACCGTGGGGATGGAGCACAACCGTCTGGCGATGCTGCTGGCGGTGCTGCACCGCCATGGCGGCGTCCCCCTGGCGGGGCAGGACGTGTTCGTCAACGTGGTCGGCGGGGTGCGCCTGGCGGAGACCGCCGGCGACCTGGCGGTGGTGGCGGCGGTGCTGTCGAGCCTCAAGGACCGCCCCCTGCCGCGGGACTGGGTGATCTTCGGCGAGATCGGCCTCACCGGCGAGGTCCGTCCCGTGCCCCACGGCGAGGAACGCCTGCGCGAGGCCGCCAAGCACGGCTTCAAGCGCGCCATCGTCCCCAGGGCCAACGTGCCCAAGAAGGGCGTCGAAGGGATGGAGATCGCGGCGGTGCGGACTTTGCAGGAGGCGTTGGAAGCGCTGTGA
- a CDS encoding Uma2 family endonuclease: MTPEEQLAQMLRADELGIRLEIVAGLPIWEAQPVYRHQKHVERIAQSIRKGDGKCGCVHALDVYIQFPNGLKRPDIAIFCEEPPEEQQDRALTVVPEAVVEVVSRGFEAKDLELGPPFYLSQGVKDVVVFDPTTLVVLHVRREKTRRLISPVDITLECGCRVTA; this comes from the coding sequence GTGACCCCCGAGGAACAGCTGGCCCAGATGCTGCGCGCCGACGAGCTTGGGATCCGCCTGGAGATCGTCGCCGGCCTGCCCATCTGGGAGGCGCAACCGGTCTATCGGCATCAGAAGCACGTCGAGCGCATTGCCCAAAGCATCCGCAAGGGCGACGGGAAGTGCGGCTGCGTCCACGCCCTCGACGTGTACATCCAGTTTCCCAACGGCCTCAAGCGCCCGGACATCGCCATCTTCTGCGAGGAGCCTCCGGAGGAACAACAGGACCGCGCCCTGACGGTCGTTCCCGAAGCGGTGGTCGAGGTGGTCAGCCGCGGTTTCGAGGCCAAGGATCTGGAGCTTGGCCCGCCGTTCTATCTGTCCCAGGGGGTCAAGGACGTGGTGGTGTTCGATCCCACCACCCTGGTGGTGCTGCACGTGCGCCGGGAAAAAACCCGACGCTTGATCTCGCCGGTGGACATCACCCTGGAATGCGGCTGTCGGGTGACCGCGTGA
- a CDS encoding DJ-1/PfpI family protein: MSKNILLLAGDFVEDYEVMAPFQMLAMAGHRVDAVCPGRKAGDTVKTAVHDFEGDQTYTEKPGHRFALNADFDAVDPAGYDGLVIPGGRAPEYLRLEPKVLEVVRHFAEAEKPIAAICHGAQLLSAARVIEGREISCYPAVAPEVELAGAQYVGPNADYSNAHVDRNFVTAPAWPAHPAWMRAFLELLGTRIET, translated from the coding sequence ATGTCGAAAAATATCCTGTTATTGGCAGGCGACTTCGTGGAGGACTACGAGGTCATGGCGCCGTTCCAGATGCTGGCGATGGCCGGCCACCGGGTGGATGCGGTCTGCCCCGGCAGGAAGGCGGGGGATACGGTCAAGACCGCGGTCCACGATTTCGAGGGCGATCAGACCTACACCGAAAAACCCGGCCACCGCTTCGCCCTCAACGCCGACTTCGACGCCGTCGACCCGGCCGGTTACGACGGCCTGGTGATCCCCGGCGGCCGCGCCCCCGAATACCTGCGCCTGGAGCCGAAGGTGCTGGAGGTGGTGCGCCACTTCGCCGAGGCCGAAAAGCCCATCGCCGCCATCTGCCACGGCGCCCAGCTGCTCAGCGCCGCCCGGGTGATCGAGGGCCGTGAGATCAGCTGCTATCCGGCGGTGGCCCCGGAGGTGGAACTGGCCGGCGCCCAATACGTCGGCCCCAACGCCGACTACAGCAACGCCCACGTGGACCGCAACTTCGTCACCGCCCCCGCCTGGCCGGCCCATCCGGCATGGATGCGCGCCTTTCTGGAGCTTTTGGGAACGCGGATCGAGACGTGA
- a CDS encoding RNA-guided endonuclease InsQ/TnpB family protein — translation MLLAHRIELKPNHRQATFFAKGCGVARFAYNWALERWQQRYKDGKKVDEALLRKELNAIKREQFPWMLEVPKSAVQQAVKDLGSAFDHFFRRVKNGEKPGFPRFKKRGVNDSFRIDNGPARPGADAVKVKGSAIRIPKLGWVRMREPVRFRGQSKQAIISRQADRWYVSILVDTPHHPNQPRKNHGGAVGVDLGVKALATLSTGEVVEGPKALNRLLRKLRRLNKQLSRKQTGSHNRRKAQMALARLHRRIGNIRKDALHKLTTQLVLNHDIIVIEDLNVSGMMQNRHLSRHIADASFYELRRQLEYKAKLYGCEIVLADRFYPSSKTCSNCGAVKAELKLSERIFRCDTCQFEIDRDLNAAINLEKLAVSFTDRVNACGGMSAGSDAEAPPSEAHPVKQEADIEQVRITPNRFE, via the coding sequence ATGCTGCTGGCGCACAGGATTGAGCTGAAACCCAACCATCGGCAAGCCACCTTCTTCGCCAAAGGGTGTGGCGTTGCCCGGTTCGCCTACAACTGGGCGTTGGAGCGGTGGCAGCAGCGGTACAAGGACGGAAAGAAAGTCGATGAAGCACTGTTGCGCAAGGAACTCAACGCCATCAAGCGGGAGCAGTTTCCCTGGATGCTGGAAGTTCCCAAATCCGCTGTCCAACAGGCTGTGAAGGATTTGGGTTCGGCATTCGATCACTTCTTCCGTAGGGTGAAAAACGGTGAAAAGCCCGGTTTTCCGCGCTTCAAAAAGCGCGGCGTCAACGACAGCTTCCGCATTGACAACGGGCCTGCCAGACCGGGCGCTGATGCCGTGAAGGTGAAGGGCTCAGCGATACGCATCCCCAAGCTGGGGTGGGTGCGTATGCGGGAGCCGGTTCGCTTTCGTGGACAGAGCAAGCAGGCGATCATCTCACGCCAGGCGGATCGCTGGTATGTGTCCATACTGGTGGATACGCCACACCACCCCAACCAACCGCGCAAGAACCACGGCGGAGCGGTTGGCGTGGACTTGGGCGTGAAAGCCCTTGCGACCCTGTCCACGGGAGAAGTCGTTGAAGGGCCAAAGGCGCTTAATCGTCTTTTGCGCAAACTGCGCCGGTTAAACAAGCAACTTTCCCGAAAGCAAACAGGTTCCCACAACCGGCGCAAGGCGCAGATGGCACTGGCCCGACTGCACCGCAGAATCGGCAACATCCGCAAGGATGCGCTGCACAAGCTGACCACGCAGCTCGTTCTCAACCACGACATCATCGTCATCGAGGATTTGAATGTGTCGGGCATGATGCAGAACCGCCATTTGTCCCGGCACATTGCCGATGCGTCCTTTTACGAGCTGCGCAGACAGCTTGAATACAAGGCGAAGCTGTACGGCTGTGAAATCGTTCTTGCTGACAGATTCTACCCATCCAGCAAGACCTGCTCGAATTGCGGTGCGGTCAAAGCGGAATTGAAGTTGTCGGAGCGGATTTTCCGCTGCGACACGTGTCAGTTTGAGATTGATCGCGACCTGAATGCAGCGATCAATCTTGAGAAGCTGGCGGTGAGCTTCACCGACAGGGTAAACGCCTGTGGAGGGATGAGCGCTGGCTCGGACGCGGAAGCGCCTCCGAGTGAGGCTCACCCTGTGAAGCAGGAAGCGGACATCGAACAGGTTCGGATCACTCCAAACAGGTTCGAGTAA
- a CDS encoding MerR family transcriptional regulator: MAMGQAAERLGVATGTLRRWARSGRCLRFTAHPTDGTMK; this comes from the coding sequence ATGGCTATGGGGCAAGCAGCGGAGCGGCTGGGGGTGGCAACCGGCACGCTGCGCAGGTGGGCGCGTAGCGGGCGCTGCTTGCGCTTTACTGCCCATCCAACGGATGGCACTATGAAGTGA
- a CDS encoding DUF2267 domain-containing protein, with amino-acid sequence MTAGTGFDPIDRTVQKTFEWLKEIERELGSDDRYRAYHALRSVLHHLRDRLAVNEAADLAAELPLLIRGIFYEGWNPAKVPVKVRHRDEFLGLIARDFPEEPEENAEKIARAVFNVLRRHVAAGEIEDVLNALPKELRELFA; translated from the coding sequence ATGACTGCAGGCACAGGTTTCGATCCCATCGACCGGACCGTTCAGAAGACTTTCGAATGGCTCAAGGAGATTGAACGGGAACTGGGCAGCGATGACCGTTACCGGGCCTATCACGCCCTGCGTTCGGTGCTCCATCATCTGCGCGACCGTCTGGCCGTGAACGAGGCGGCCGATCTGGCGGCGGAGCTGCCGCTGCTGATCCGCGGCATTTTCTACGAGGGCTGGAATCCGGCCAAGGTGCCGGTGAAGGTCCGCCATCGGGACGAGTTCCTGGGGTTGATCGCCAGGGATTTTCCCGAAGAGCCGGAGGAGAATGCGGAAAAGATCGCCCGCGCCGTGTTCAATGTGTTGCGCCGCCACGTGGCGGCGGGCGAGATCGAGGACGTGCTGAACGCTCTGCCGAAGGAACTTCGGGAACTGTTCGCCTAG
- a CDS encoding AI-2E family transporter yields MQNTSFSCWWLVIPAAVAGLIYLLAPVLMPFVIGALLAYLADPLADRLEAWKLGRTTAVVIVFGLLLLLLIVVLLILIPALERQVSRFLTDLPRYLGWIRDTLIPWLEARLGIDLAEYDPRAVVELLQQDWRRAGGIAAAVAGSLTRSGAVILGWLMNALLIPVVTFYLLRDWDRLVAGVANLLPRRTLPTAARLAREADEVLGAFLRGQLSVMVALGVIYSTGLALVGLNTAMVIGMIAGIISFIPYLGSFVGVVLGVLAALVQFHDLWHVGLVLAVFGVGQMLEGMILTPLLVGDRIGLHPVTVIFAVMAGGQLFGFLGVLLALPTASVIMVLLRHVHELYRASAWYA; encoded by the coding sequence ATGCAGAATACGTCATTTTCCTGTTGGTGGTTGGTGATACCGGCCGCAGTGGCCGGGCTGATCTATCTGCTCGCGCCGGTACTCATGCCCTTCGTCATCGGCGCGCTGCTGGCCTATCTGGCCGACCCGCTGGCCGACCGCCTGGAGGCGTGGAAACTGGGGCGCACCACCGCGGTGGTGATCGTGTTCGGCCTGCTGCTGTTGCTCCTGATCGTGGTTCTGCTGATTCTGATTCCCGCTCTGGAGCGCCAGGTTTCCCGGTTTCTCACCGATCTTCCCCGCTACCTGGGTTGGATTCGGGACACCCTGATTCCCTGGCTCGAGGCGCGGTTGGGGATCGATCTGGCCGAATACGATCCGCGGGCGGTGGTGGAGCTGCTGCAGCAGGACTGGCGGCGGGCCGGCGGTATCGCCGCCGCGGTCGCCGGCTCTCTCACCCGTTCGGGGGCGGTGATTCTCGGTTGGTTGATGAACGCGCTACTGATTCCGGTGGTGACCTTTTACCTGCTGCGGGACTGGGACCGGCTGGTGGCCGGGGTCGCCAATCTACTGCCCCGGCGCACGCTGCCGACGGCGGCCCGGCTGGCGCGGGAGGCCGACGAGGTGCTGGGGGCGTTTCTGCGCGGCCAGCTGTCGGTGATGGTGGCCCTGGGGGTGATCTACAGCACGGGGCTGGCGCTGGTGGGCCTGAACACGGCGATGGTGATCGGCATGATCGCCGGGATCATCAGTTTCATCCCCTATCTGGGGAGCTTCGTCGGCGTGGTGCTGGGGGTGCTGGCGGCTCTGGTGCAGTTCCACGACCTGTGGCACGTGGGGCTGGTGCTGGCGGTGTTCGGGGTGGGGCAGATGCTGGAGGGCATGATCCTGACGCCCCTGCTGGTGGGCGACCGCATCGGCCTGCATCCGGTGACGGTGATCTTCGCGGTGATGGCCGGCGGCCAGCTGTTCGGGTTCCTCGGGGTATTGCTGGCCCTGCCTACGGCCTCGGTGATCATGGTGCTGCTGCGCCACGTTCACGAGCTTTACAGGGCCAGCGCTTGGTATGCCTGA
- a CDS encoding SpoVR family protein: MSERTPLSTGSEWTFELLERYDAEIARLAAEFGLDTYPNQIEVISSEQMMDAYASCGLPVYYHHWSFGKQFLSIEKHYKRGQMGLAYELVINSNPCIAYLMEENTVTMQALVIAHACYGHNSFFKNNYLFRTFTAADAIVDYLVFAKNYITECEERYGEETVEEILDACHALMNYGVDRYRKPPPLSLREEQQRQKEREAYLQSQVNDLWRFTVPESPRRREFREERFPPEPEENLLYFIEKNAPLLEPWQREIVRIVRKIAQYLYPQRHTKVMNEGWATFWHYTLLNRLYDEGLVSDGFMLEFLETHTAVIAQPPFDHDFYNGINPYALGFAMFRDLRRICEHPSEEDRCWFPEIAGSDWLETLDFAMRNFKDESFIAQYLSPRVIRDFHLFAVLDDDQEEELEISAIHDEAGYRAIREKLAEQYNLGSLEPDIQVWSVDTRGDRSLTLRHFQHNRRPLADSAEEVLKHVHRLWGFTVRLETVGERGRVKRCYECG; the protein is encoded by the coding sequence ATGAGTGAGCGAACCCCCCTCTCCACCGGCTCCGAATGGACCTTCGAACTGCTGGAAAGATACGACGCCGAGATCGCCCGCCTGGCGGCGGAATTCGGCCTCGACACCTATCCCAACCAGATCGAGGTCATCTCCTCGGAACAGATGATGGACGCCTACGCCAGCTGCGGCCTGCCGGTCTATTACCACCACTGGTCCTTCGGCAAGCAGTTTCTCTCCATCGAAAAGCACTACAAACGCGGGCAGATGGGGCTGGCCTACGAGCTGGTGATCAACTCCAATCCCTGCATCGCCTATCTCATGGAGGAGAACACCGTGACGATGCAGGCGCTGGTGATCGCCCACGCCTGCTACGGCCACAATTCCTTCTTCAAGAACAACTACCTGTTCCGCACCTTCACCGCCGCCGACGCCATCGTCGATTATCTGGTGTTCGCCAAGAACTACATCACCGAGTGTGAGGAACGCTACGGCGAGGAGACGGTGGAGGAGATCCTCGACGCCTGCCACGCCCTGATGAACTACGGCGTGGACCGCTACCGCAAGCCCCCGCCCCTGTCGCTGCGGGAGGAACAGCAGCGCCAGAAGGAACGGGAGGCCTACCTCCAGAGCCAGGTCAACGACCTGTGGCGCTTCACCGTCCCCGAAAGCCCGCGGCGGCGGGAGTTCCGCGAGGAACGCTTCCCGCCGGAGCCGGAGGAAAACCTGCTCTACTTCATCGAGAAGAACGCCCCCCTGCTGGAACCCTGGCAGCGGGAGATCGTCCGCATCGTCCGCAAGATCGCCCAGTACCTCTATCCCCAACGCCACACCAAGGTGATGAACGAAGGCTGGGCCACCTTCTGGCACTACACCCTGTTGAACCGGCTTTACGACGAGGGGCTGGTGAGCGACGGCTTCATGCTCGAATTCCTCGAAACCCACACCGCCGTCATCGCCCAGCCCCCCTTCGACCACGACTTCTACAACGGCATCAATCCCTACGCCCTCGGGTTCGCCATGTTCCGCGACCTCAGGCGCATCTGCGAGCACCCCAGCGAAGAAGACCGGTGCTGGTTCCCGGAGATCGCCGGCAGCGACTGGCTGGAAACCCTGGACTTCGCCATGCGCAATTTCAAGGACGAAAGCTTCATCGCCCAGTACCTCTCCCCCCGGGTGATCCGCGACTTCCATCTGTTCGCCGTTCTCGACGACGACCAGGAGGAGGAACTGGAGATCAGCGCCATCCACGACGAGGCAGGTTATCGCGCCATCCGCGAGAAACTGGCTGAACAGTACAATCTGGGCAGCCTGGAGCCGGACATCCAGGTCTGGTCGGTGGACACCCGCGGCGACCGCTCCCTCACCCTGCGCCACTTCCAGCACAACCGCCGCCCCCTGGCCGACAGCGCCGAGGAAGTGCTCAAGCACGTCCACCGCCTGTGGGGCTTCACCGTGCGCCTGGAGACGGTGGGCGAGCGCGGGCGGGTCAAGCGGTGCTACGAGTGCGGCTGA
- a CDS encoding YeaH/YhbH family protein translates to MSQIIDRRLNPKHKSAVNRQRFLKRFRRQIRKAVSDAVDGRSVTDTDSGERVTIPAKDLSEPVFQHGPGGRREIVHPGNRDFVTGDRIPRPEGGAGRGNRASNQGEGMDDFVFELSRDEFLEFFFEDLELPDLVKTRLAQEVAHQSVPAGFSKDGIPPNLHVIRSLREAHARRIALTAGKRRRLRELEAELAALKAEDAPERDIEALAQEIDLLKRRIAAVPFIDTLDLRYRNRIQIPKPTTQAVMFCLMDVSGSMDQYKKNLAKRFFLLLYLFLSRNYERTDVVFIRHHTIAKEVDEEEFFYSRETGGTVVSSALVLMRDIIRARYPTQDWNIYAAQASDGDNWPEDSGNCRRLLDEEIMPWLQYYAYVEIDNDYPLGLWQEYEKVAQRWPNFAMQAIDSPADIYPVFRELFRKKGIDR, encoded by the coding sequence ATGTCCCAGATCATCGACCGCCGCCTCAATCCCAAGCACAAGAGCGCCGTCAACCGCCAGCGCTTTCTCAAGCGCTTCCGCAGGCAGATCAGAAAGGCGGTTTCCGACGCGGTGGATGGGCGCTCGGTCACCGACACCGACAGCGGCGAACGGGTCACCATCCCGGCCAAGGATCTGTCCGAACCGGTGTTCCAGCACGGCCCCGGCGGGCGGCGCGAGATCGTCCACCCCGGCAACCGGGATTTCGTCACCGGCGACCGCATCCCCCGCCCCGAGGGCGGCGCCGGCCGCGGCAACCGGGCCAGTAACCAGGGCGAGGGCATGGACGATTTCGTCTTCGAACTGTCGCGGGACGAGTTCCTGGAATTCTTCTTCGAGGATCTGGAACTGCCGGATCTGGTCAAGACCAGGCTGGCCCAGGAGGTGGCCCACCAATCCGTCCCGGCCGGCTTCAGCAAGGACGGCATTCCCCCCAATCTGCACGTGATAAGATCCCTGCGCGAGGCCCACGCCCGCCGTATCGCGTTGACCGCGGGAAAGCGCCGCCGCCTTAGGGAACTGGAGGCCGAACTGGCCGCCCTCAAAGCCGAAGACGCTCCGGAAAGGGACATCGAAGCGCTGGCGCAGGAAATCGACCTGCTCAAACGGCGCATCGCCGCCGTCCCCTTCATCGACACGCTCGATCTGCGCTACCGCAACCGCATCCAGATCCCCAAGCCCACCACCCAGGCGGTGATGTTCTGCCTCATGGACGTCTCCGGCTCCATGGACCAGTACAAGAAGAATCTGGCCAAGCGTTTCTTCCTGCTGCTGTACCTGTTCCTGTCGCGCAACTACGAGCGCACCGACGTGGTCTTCATCCGCCACCACACCATCGCCAAGGAAGTAGACGAGGAGGAATTCTTCTACTCGCGCGAGACCGGCGGCACCGTGGTCTCCAGCGCCCTGGTGCTGATGCGCGACATCATCCGCGCCCGTTACCCCACCCAGGACTGGAACATCTACGCCGCCCAAGCATCCGACGGCGACAACTGGCCGGAGGATTCGGGCAACTGCCGCCGCCTGCTGGACGAGGAAATCATGCCCTGGCTGCAATATTACGCCTACGTGGAGATCGACAACGACTACCCGCTGGGGCTGTGGCAGGAGTACGAAAAGGTGGCGCAGCGCTGGCCCAACTTCGCCATGCAGGCCATCGACTCGCCGGCGGACATCTACCCGGTGTTCCGGGAGCTGTTCCGCAAGAAGGGGATTGATCGATGA